The genomic DNA GAAGCTCTCCTGGGCCGTGGTGGAGATCGCGGTGGCGGCCGCGTAGCTCTGCCGCACGCGCGGGGCTAGGGTGGGGTCATGGAACCCGACCCACCGCACGTGAACGACCCGGCCGTGATCAAGCGCCTGCTGCGGACGCCGGCACGCTGGGCGGTGGTGGGGTTGACCAACAACCCGGACCGCGTGGCGCTGCCGGTGTCCGCCTGGCTCCAGGATCATTTGGGCATGGAGATCGTGCCCGTGAACCTCCGCGGGGAGGACGTGCTGGGCCGGCCGGCCGCGCGGACGCTGGCGGAGGTCGCCGGCCACATCGACGTCGTGGATTGCTTTGTGAACTCGTCCAAGGTGGGCGACGTCGTCGACCAAGCGATCGCCGCCGGCGCCGGCGCCGTGTGGATGCAGCTGGGCGTGATCGACCACGCCGCGGCGGCCCGGGCGCGCGAGGCGGGCCTCGACGTCGTCATGAATACCTGCCCCAAGATCGAGGCGGTCCGGTTGTGACGGGCCCCGCCGGGGCCCAGCTGGGGTTCGACGCCGCCCGGCGGCTCTGCGTGGACCGGCCCGGGGCGTTCGAGGACACCCCGTTCGGCCCGGACCGCTACGTGTACAAGGTGCGTGGGCGGGCGGGGAGTCAGCCCAAAATGTTTGCGCTGCTGTGGAGCGAGGCCGACGCCGTCGCCGGCGTTGGCGGGGCCGTCGGCGCGACGCCGGGCAGCCCCGGCCCGGCGCGGCTGAATCTGAAGGTGGAACCGGCGCTGGGCGAGCAGCTGCGGGCCGCGCATCCGCAGATCACGCCCGGCTATCACATGAACAAGCGGCACTGGGTGACGGTGGTGTGCGCGGGGCTGGAACGCCAAATGCTCGCGGACCTCGTGGAGGACTCGTACGACTTGGTGGTGGCGTCGCTGCCGCGCGGGGACCGGGAGGCGCTGGGCTGGCGCCGTCTCGCCGAGGGCTAGCCCGCTCGGTCACCGCACTCCGCCGCATGGGCCTCTAGGATGCTCTGCGCGCCGGAGCTGCCCGCGGCGTAGAACTCGTGGGCTTCTCCGGCGAGGTCGATCCGCCCCGCCGCCGCGCTGTAACCCACCGTTTGCTCGCCGCCATCCGGATTCGACCACGTGATGGTGCGCCGCCGCGCGTCCAGTTCCCCGCGGACGTCGTCCGTATTCACGGCCGGGCGGTCGTCACAGCCCAGCACCGCGTAACTGACGGTGGGCCCGTCGATCGTCATGACCTCGTAGCGGTACTGCCCGCCGTCGGTCACGTAGTCGCCGTTGAGCGCCGGGGCGGGCTCGGTCGCCGTGTCACCGGGCGTCGGT from Zhihengliuella flava includes the following:
- a CDS encoding MmcQ/YjbR family DNA-binding protein; the protein is MTGPAGAQLGFDAARRLCVDRPGAFEDTPFGPDRYVYKVRGRAGSQPKMFALLWSEADAVAGVGGAVGATPGSPGPARLNLKVEPALGEQLRAAHPQITPGYHMNKRHWVTVVCAGLERQMLADLVEDSYDLVVASLPRGDREALGWRRLAEG
- a CDS encoding CoA-binding protein, coding for MEPDPPHVNDPAVIKRLLRTPARWAVVGLTNNPDRVALPVSAWLQDHLGMEIVPVNLRGEDVLGRPAARTLAEVAGHIDVVDCFVNSSKVGDVVDQAIAAGAGAVWMQLGVIDHAAAARAREAGLDVVMNTCPKIEAVRL